One Candidatus Limnocylindrales bacterium genomic region harbors:
- the purS gene encoding phosphoribosylformylglycinamidine synthase subunit PurS has protein sequence MTFVARAFVMPKKAILDPQGKAVASSLHSLGYAEVADARLGKLIELRLDGKSKAAVSARVDEMCRRLLANDIIEDYRFEVEKAAS, from the coding sequence ATGACGTTTGTCGCCCGCGCCTTCGTGATGCCGAAGAAGGCGATCCTCGATCCGCAGGGGAAAGCCGTCGCATCGTCACTGCATTCGCTCGGTTACGCCGAGGTTGCCGATGCGCGGCTCGGAAAACTGATCGAGCTTCGCCTCGACGGCAAAAGCAAGGCGGCAGTTTCGGCGCGCGTCGATGAGATGTGCCGGCGGCTTCTCGCCAACGACATCATCGAGGACTACCGGTTCGAAGTGGAGAAGGCTGCATCGTGA
- the purQ gene encoding phosphoribosylformylglycinamidine synthase subunit PurQ: MKWGVVAFPGSCDERDAAYAVGSVIGDDVAMLWHGDADTKGVDAIILPGGFSYGDYLRCGAMARFSPVMRAVAEHAKSGGPVFGICNGFQILCEAGLLPGALVRNRSLRFICQNVGVRVESTDTAFTAACEKGEVLSIPVKHGEGCFVASEGELERLEREGRIVFRYADGAPNGSLCDIAGVSNEAGNVVGLMPHPEHAVDPLLGSDDAVVLFRSVHAWLTKTKLRRQA, translated from the coding sequence GTGAAGTGGGGCGTCGTCGCTTTTCCAGGCTCCTGTGACGAGCGCGACGCCGCTTATGCCGTCGGCTCGGTCATCGGCGACGACGTTGCGATGCTGTGGCATGGCGACGCCGACACCAAAGGCGTCGACGCGATCATCCTTCCCGGAGGATTCTCGTACGGAGATTATCTGCGCTGCGGCGCGATGGCGCGATTCTCGCCGGTCATGCGCGCCGTAGCCGAGCATGCGAAGAGCGGCGGTCCGGTGTTCGGCATCTGCAACGGCTTTCAGATCCTCTGCGAGGCCGGACTCCTGCCGGGTGCGCTCGTGCGCAACCGGTCGCTGCGCTTCATCTGCCAGAACGTCGGCGTCCGCGTCGAGTCGACGGACACGGCATTTACCGCGGCGTGTGAGAAGGGCGAGGTCCTGTCGATCCCGGTCAAGCACGGCGAAGGCTGTTTCGTGGCCAGTGAAGGCGAGCTCGAGCGCCTCGAACGCGAAGGCCGCATCGTGTTCCGCTACGCCGATGGCGCGCCCAACGGTTCGCTCTGCGACATCGCCGGCGTTTCCAACGAAGCCGGTAATGTCGTCGGCCTGATGCCGCATCCGGAGCATGCCGTCGATCCACTTCTCGGCTCGGACGATGCCGTCGTGCTGTTCCGATCGGTGCACGCATGGCTGACCAAGACGAAACTGCGGAGGCAAGCGTGA